TTCAGAAGAACTTCCGCTACGGCCTGAACAAGACCAAGGCTCCGTCGCGAGTCGACCCGCTGGCGTATTTTCTGCAAACACGTCACGTAGCGCACTGCGAGTACTTTGCTTCAGCGACCGTGCTGATGCTGCGCCATGCCGGAATTCCGTCGCGATACGTGACCGGATATGTCGCCGATGAATTGGGCGAAAGCGAACCCGATTTATGGTTGGCGAGAAATCGAGATGCACACGCTTGGGCCGAAGCCTTTGACGAGGAATCGGGACAATGGTTTGCGGTAGAGTCGACGCCGGGACGCGTCTATCAGACGATTGCGGCGGATGCCAGCGACAATGGCGACATCTTCGATGGGTCATCCGATTTGGTGACTGCCGTTTCCGACAACGAAGGGTGGCTGTCACGAATCGCCGGATACTTGTTTGCGATGCGAGTGACGGATTCGTTGCTGTTTCTCTTTCGAATCGCACAACTGCCGCTCGTTTGCGGACTGGCCTACATCTGGTGGACCAAGTTTTGGAAACCGTCGCGGGCGGGTATTAACTTTTTGGACCAACAATGCCGCCGTCGGTTGGAACAGGTCGATCGACGATTGAAAAAGCTGTCGCTGGTTCGGCGCCCCACCGAAACGCTGTACCAGTTCGCCGACCGCGTCCAACAACATGCGACCGAATTACAACCTGCTCTGTCGCTGTCTCGGCACGAAACCATGAACTTGGCCGCGTCGTGGTACCGCACGTATGCCGACGCTCGCTATCAGGGAAAGTTGCCGCCGGAATTCGAATCTGTTTAAGGCGGACCCTTTTTCACGCTCGCTTCAAGCCGAATCTCCGGCATCCGGTCGGGCTTCTGTAACGGGAGCAGCACTCGCAGTCACGTCGTGAAATTCGCCATCCTGGTTCTTCACCAATCGGTCGCGACCGCGTCGCTTGGCTTCGTATAGAGCCGCGTCTGCTCTTTCGACGATCGACAGAGTCGTATCGCCGGGCATGACAGCGGCCAGGCCGCCGCTGGTCGTGACGCTGAACTTGCCTTCGCCGACGACGGCTTCTTTGACGCGATGGACGCACCGTAGCGCTGCAATCTGGGCACCTTCGATCGGCGTCATAGGCATCACAACGCCAAACTCTTCACCACCATAGCGCGCGAAGTGATCTGATTGACGTCCTTGAAACGCGATCGCTTTCGCAACGACTTTGAGCGCCTCGTCGCCAACCGTGTGCCCCCATTTGTCATTGATTTTTTTGAAGTGATCAATGTCAAGAATCGCGACCGAAAAGGGGAATCCATGTCGGTTGAAATCGTGCATGCGTCGCTCTACTTCACTGTCAAACGACCTGCGATTTCCTAGCCCAGTCAACGAATCAATCAACGCATCTGTGTTTGCTTGATTGAGTCTGTTTTGTCTGGCGATCGAGTGCGTCAACATCCGACTTAACAGAGAACCCACCACGTGCTGCTTGGGCAAATAGTCTTGAGCACCCGCATCGATCGCGTTGATCGCGGTCTCATTTCGCTCGTCGCCTGTTAGTACAACGATGGGGGTTTCGGGCACGTGAGCCCTCAACAAGGCGATCGCATCCGTGCCATGGTTGTCCGGCAAGCCGAGATCAAGCAGGATGACATCAAATGTCTCTTTTTTGAACGCCTCCACCGCTTCCGCCAAGGTGGCAAGGTGAGTCAGCTTCACGAAAATTTCCGGCGAACGCTCCAGCATCGCCCCAATGAACTCGGCATCATGCGAACTATCTTCGATCAATAGCAATCGAATGGTTTGGATGTCAGAAGTTTGGGTTTCTTGTGGCGTCATTGCAGGTCCAAGCGGGCAAAGGGTAGCCGGAGTGTACCACACGTTGTTGCCCGAATCAGTGTTCGGACGCCTGGGGAAAGACGCCGAAATGCACGTTTACGTTCCCGAGCCGTTCGCTTCGATCGATGCCGGCCACGTGAACCGAAACGTCGTGCCAAGACCGTTGGACTCGACGCGGATGATACCGCCCGCATCCTCGACGATTCTTTTCACGATCGACAGACCAATCCCGCTAGCCTCGTCGCCATCGTTTGGGCTAAGCGTTTGAAACATCTCGAAAATTTTCTTATGAAAACGAGGTTCAATCCCACCTCCGTTGTCAGCGACCGAGAATTCATCGACACCGTCGACGACGCGGTGCGAGATTCTGACCTCGCCGTCGTCGGTGGCACGGTGCTTGACGGCGTTGGATATCAAATTCTGCAGTACCCGAAACAACGCGATGTTGTCCGTTTTAAGGGTTGGCATGGGTTCTTCGATGATGATCTTGAAAGATTCAGGTCGCTCAAGGGATTCCTTAATGCGCAAGCAGTCATCGCCAATATTCGCAACCTTGTACGAAGGCTGGTGTCGGCCGAGTCGGGCGTACTCGAGAATCCCTTGAAGTAACTGATCCATGCGACCGATACGCTGATCCAGTTGGGCCATCATCTTTTTGGATGATTCCGGCAAAATGTGCATGCAGTCTTCACGAAGCCACGACACCATCAACCGAAGCCCGCGCAGGGGCGATCTCAAATCATGAGACAGAATGCGAGCCAGTTCTTCCAAATCCGCATTGCGACGCTCGATCTGGGCCGTGCGGGCCGCAACACGAGACTCGAGTTCTCGATTGAGTTGCTGCAATTCTTGTCGCGTTTGATGCAGTTTGGTAACGTCCTGCCAGACGGAGCGACTGGCGATGATCTTTCCCGTATTGTCACGAACCGACGACACGTTCAGTACTACGGGAATGCCGTTCCCATGCGAGTCCGCAAGCGTCAGTTCCGCGCTGCGAATCTCGCCCGTTTCCAAGAAATCCTGGAACTTGCGTTTCACTTCGTCGTGGCAATCGGGGTGATAGAGCGAGAAAATCTCGGTACCAACGACGGACTCGCGAGATCGCTGCAGACGGTCCAACAAGGTTTGGTTGCACTGCACAATAAAACCTGTGCTTGCATCAACCGAAACGTACATGTCGGGCGAGTGGTTGAACAGATCGTAATAAATGTCTTCGTTCGACGCCTCTGGCTCAGTTCTCACGACGGTAACCTCGTCAACAACACTGGGATGCAGGCCGAAACTCTACGCTCGCTTCGATATTTGTAACGGAAACTGCGACGCAGGATCCAGGTCCCTACGTTCTCGCTACGATCGGGCACGGACATTCGCTTGTTGAATTTGGCATTTGCAATGCGAGAAGTGCACGCGAGCGAGTCTCAGCGTTTTCTGATCCGTCTGCAACAACGTAAGACCGAGAACCGTGATTCACTCGCGTGCGCGTCGTGCTTGTATTCTCAGCTCTGTTCATCCTGGAAAATGAGTCGCCTGCACAATCGCGAGCTTGAGAAAGTCTGCAAACCGCATCGCGACGGCTGCGTTGACTACGAGATGATTGAAGGCAATAGTCCCCAAACTGGAAACGACTATTCCACCGGAGTCAGCGTCACGCAGTCAAGGCCGAAGAATGCGTCTTTGCTCTGCGGATTTTTGCCGACCAATTCTACACGCAACACATAGGCACTATTCACAGAGTCACACGTGCCCAACTGAATCGCTTCCGACGGAATCGGTTTGGCGGCATAGAGATCCACATCCGGTGCGACCTGTTTGCCGTTGACCGACAGACGCA
The sequence above is a segment of the Rubripirellula tenax genome. Coding sequences within it:
- a CDS encoding diguanylate cyclase — its product is MTPQETQTSDIQTIRLLLIEDSSHDAEFIGAMLERSPEIFVKLTHLATLAEAVEAFKKETFDVILLDLGLPDNHGTDAIALLRAHVPETPIVVLTGDERNETAINAIDAGAQDYLPKQHVVGSLLSRMLTHSIARQNRLNQANTDALIDSLTGLGNRRSFDSEVERRMHDFNRHGFPFSVAILDIDHFKKINDKWGHTVGDEALKVVAKAIAFQGRQSDHFARYGGEEFGVVMPMTPIEGAQIAALRCVHRVKEAVVGEGKFSVTTSGGLAAVMPGDTTLSIVERADAALYEAKRRGRDRLVKNQDGEFHDVTASAAPVTEARPDAGDSA
- a CDS encoding PAS domain-containing sensor histidine kinase; the protein is MRTEPEASNEDIYYDLFNHSPDMYVSVDASTGFIVQCNQTLLDRLQRSRESVVGTEIFSLYHPDCHDEVKRKFQDFLETGEIRSAELTLADSHGNGIPVVLNVSSVRDNTGKIIASRSVWQDVTKLHQTRQELQQLNRELESRVAARTAQIERRNADLEELARILSHDLRSPLRGLRLMVSWLREDCMHILPESSKKMMAQLDQRIGRMDQLLQGILEYARLGRHQPSYKVANIGDDCLRIKESLERPESFKIIIEEPMPTLKTDNIALFRVLQNLISNAVKHRATDDGEVRISHRVVDGVDEFSVADNGGGIEPRFHKKIFEMFQTLSPNDGDEASGIGLSIVKRIVEDAGGIIRVESNGLGTTFRFTWPASIEANGSGT